A single window of Brachyhypopomus gauderio isolate BG-103 chromosome 21, BGAUD_0.2, whole genome shotgun sequence DNA harbors:
- the LOC143485128 gene encoding uncharacterized protein LOC143485128, with protein MMNCYLRRTDLPKPGQEHFRETYFITHGANPWLTTLPVPVFTGNGGYVTQCPQMSGSLEDPHTDQELYLQQLYLQDPYLKEYNRLHLYWQQLCQQHPQCLPLYWDWKVHSHTSYLSYMEQYRAAFNNIRIEKAVRHQRTTQLLSNMRKRKREVFYVSNLGLGAQADEAKTPSKRPRLNVLCEEPDTFHAAISKTGEVIFSKPILDLLEGIPNILDLAAEMGFCV; from the exons ATGATGAATTGTTACCTCCGGAGAACTGACCTGCCAAAGCCTGGGCAGGAACACTTCAGAGAGACATATTTTATCACTCATG GTGCAAACCCCTGGCTCACAACACTGCCGGTGCCCGTCTTTACTGGCAATGGTGGTTATGTCACCCAGTGTCCTCAGATGTCTGGCAGCCTAGAGGATCCTCATACAGACCAGGAGCTGTACCTGCAGCAGCTCTACCTGCAGGACCCCTACTTAAAGGAGTACAACAGACTGCACCTCTACTGGCAGCAGCTCTGCCAGCAGCATCCTCAATGTCTTCCGCTCTATTGGGACTGGAAAGTACACAGCCACACTTCGTACCTGTCCTACATGGAGCAATATCGTGCGGCCTTCAACAACATCCGCATTGAGAAAGCTGTCAGGCATCAGAGGACAACTCAACTCTTATCTAAtatgaggaagagaaagagggaggtcTTCTATGTCTCCAACTTGGGGTTGGGGGCTCAGGCTGATGAGGCTAAAACTCCCAGCAAAAGGCCTCGTCTGAACGTCCTCTGTGAGGAGCCGGATACATTTCATGCTGCCATTAGCAAGACAGGAGAAGTGATCTTCTCCAAGCCCATTCTAGACCTGCTGGAGGGGATTCCAAACATTCTGGATCTGGCTGCAGAGATGGGCTTCTGTGTCTGA
- the LOC143485208 gene encoding uncharacterized protein LOC143485208, which produces MEMPINLLLIGLFFTKALALECYHCWPPGPGVCTDTIQCKDVCGSLTTEMTTNLMQQKQNIKACMQSSLCNNFSMDTGSLKQKINGKCCATDRCNTEDVPVLPSQPPNGMKCCSQPDCLLTVECHGDEDRCINGYATQTGYIMLWSGCATKNMCGELTLPDSAHPLKYGAKCCEGNLCNSAGSTTQSLLLVLGPLLSSSLFISALW; this is translated from the exons ATGGAAATGCCAATTAATTTGCTCCTAATCGGTTTATTTTTCACCAAAG CACTGGCACTAGAATGCTATCACTGTTGGCCACCGGGACCTGGTGTCTGCACTGATACAATCCAATGTAAAGATGTGTGTGGCAGCTTAACCACGGAAATGACCACAA ATTTAATGCAGCAAAAGCAAAATATCAAAGCTTGCATGCAGTCTTCATTATGCAACAATTTCAGCATGGATACCGGatctttaaaacaaaaaataaatggcAAGTGCTGTGCAACTGATAGATGCAACACTGAAGATGTCCCAG TTTTACCCTCTCAGCCGCCCAATGGGATGAAGTGTTGCAGTCAGCCTGACTGCTTACTAACAGTGGAGTGTCACGGAGATGAAGACCGCTGCATTAATGGATATG CTACTCAGACTGGCTATATAATGCTTTGGAGTGGATGTGCAACCAAGAACAtgtgtggtgaattaacactaccGGATTCTGCGCACCCATTAAAATATGGTGCAAAGTGCTGTGAGGGGAACCTGTGCAACAGTGCTGGCAGCACTACACAGAGTCTCCTCCTCGTTCTGGGGCCCTtgctctcttcatctctcttcaTCTCAGCTTTGTGGTGA
- the LOC143484916 gene encoding epidermal differentiation-specific protein-like — protein sequence MNKIIVYEHINFQGLSKEFTANVPNLVVHNFNDTISSLKVIGNPWVMYADINFSGPQTVYEEGEYSRVEPNDMISSMEMITDDLANPQITLYEHSEFRGKSIILTCETNLGYGNFNDTASSHKVQRGVWVLYQHSNRCGAMMVARASRDMPNYGWFNDKVSHVRPLLPGRSIITSEVLWGQKQEQVKSVVIDVLSGQNDTDHEQTFSTELNRVYEESDTDTFTFTNDSSISVGSKFELNVGVMKAESSLSLTNTFTVEKGKSNTRKKVNGVRVTLPAKIPPHTKLTVNVVRKEVDMKVPVKLTITTGSHSKVEYGEYRSMSGSSINAEFKQEKI from the coding sequence ATGAACAAGATCATTGTCTACGAGCATATTAACTTTCAGGGTCTCAGCAAAGAATTTACCGCCAATGTCCCTAACTTAGTTGTTCACAATTTTAATGATACCATTTCCTCTTTAAAGGTGATTGGTAATCCATGGGTGATGTACGCCGACATCAATTTCAGCGGCCCCCAGACTGTCTATGAAGAAGGAGAATACAGCAGAGTGGAGCCCAATGACATGATTTCATCAATGGAGATGATAACAGATGACCTGGCAAATCCTCAGATCACTCTATATGAACACTCTGAGTTCAGAGGTAAGAGCATCATCCTGACCTGTGAGACAAACCTGGGCTACGGCAATTTCAACGACACAGCTTCTTCTCACAAGGTGCAGAGAGGAGTATGGGTCCTTTATCAGCATTCAAACAGATGTGGCGCTATGATGGTGGCCAGAGCCTCTCGTGATATGCCTAACTATGGCTGGTTCAATGACAAGGTGTCTCACGTGCGCCCTCTTCTACCGGGAAGATCCATTATAACATCAGAGGTCCTTTGGGGCCAGAAGCAGGAACAGGTGAAATCTGTTGTCATTGATGTCCTGTCTGGTCAGAATGATACAGATCATGAGCAAACCTTCTCCACTGAGCTGAACCGTGTATATGAGGAGTCTGACACTGACACCTTCACCTTCACAAATGATTCAAGCATCAGTGTGGGATCAAAATTTGAGTTAAATGTGGGTGTAATGAAGGCAGAAAGCAGCCTCTCACTGACTAATACTTTCACCGTGGAGAAGGGAAAAAGCAATACTAGAAAAAAGGTGAACGGAGTACGAGTGACGCTGCCAGCCAAGATCCCGCCCCACACCAAGCTCACAGTGAATGTGGTGAGGAAGGAGGTGGACATGAAGGTCCCAGTCAAGCTGACCATCACCACAGGTTCCCACAGTAAGGTGGAGTATGGCGAGTACAGAAGCATGTCCGGGAGCTCCATCAATGCTGAATTCAAGCAGGAGAAGATCTAA